The following coding sequences are from one Diabrotica virgifera virgifera chromosome 2, PGI_DIABVI_V3a window:
- the LOC126880361 gene encoding TM2 domain-containing protein almondex isoform X1, with product MKCLHINIRKATFILLTILINHIQMEDQNPTGQDQTNDKKSDTANSDLILHCPTHLECQDLKGSCIKCNLTDKCIYGETLDTSCEPEQGVTCSGVRTFQRSYICRYCYQTEHWEHDCDLSANCNSVTSPRSYYVTNCTVKDDVVCLGLRSFKKKLLCNWTGGYRWSTTLALSIALGGFGADRFYLGHWQEGIGKLFSFGGLGVWTIIDVILISLHYLGPADGSLYI from the exons ATGAAATGTCTGCATATAAATATAAGAAAAGCAACTTTTATCCTTCTtacaattttaataaatcatattcAAATGG AAGATCAAAATCCCACAGGACAAGATCAAACCAATGATAAAAAGAGTGATACAGCAAAT agtgaCTTAATTCTTCACTGTCCAACACATCTAGAATGCCAAGACTTAAAAGGATCTTGTATAAAATGTAATTTGACAGATAAGTGCATATATGGAGAAACTTTAGACACCTCTTGTGAGCCAGAGCAAGGAGTTACATGCAGT ggtGTTAGAACTTTTCAGAGGAGCTACATATGTCGATATTGTTATCAGACAGAACATTGGGAACATGATTGTGATTTATCAGCAAACTGCAATTCCGTTACTTCTCCTAGATCATATTACGTAACAAACTGTACTGTAAAGGATGATGTTGTATGTTTAG GACTGAGATCGTTCAAGAAGAAATTATTATGCAACTGGACTGGTGGATACAGGTGGTCGACAACCCTCGCTCTAAGCATAGCATTGGGCGGCTTTGGAGCCGACAGATTCTATTTGGGTCATTGGCAAGAAGGAATTGGCAAATTATTTAGTTTTGGTGGGCTTGGCGTATGGACTATAATCGATGTTATATTGATATCATTACATTATTTGGGGCCCGCAGATGGATCACTTTATATTTAA
- the LOC126880361 gene encoding TM2 domain-containing protein almondex isoform X2: protein MKCLHINIRKATFILLTILINHIQMDQNPTGQDQTNDKKSDTANSDLILHCPTHLECQDLKGSCIKCNLTDKCIYGETLDTSCEPEQGVTCSGVRTFQRSYICRYCYQTEHWEHDCDLSANCNSVTSPRSYYVTNCTVKDDVVCLGLRSFKKKLLCNWTGGYRWSTTLALSIALGGFGADRFYLGHWQEGIGKLFSFGGLGVWTIIDVILISLHYLGPADGSLYI, encoded by the exons ATGAAATGTCTGCATATAAATATAAGAAAAGCAACTTTTATCCTTCTtacaattttaataaatcatattcAAATGG ATCAAAATCCCACAGGACAAGATCAAACCAATGATAAAAAGAGTGATACAGCAAAT agtgaCTTAATTCTTCACTGTCCAACACATCTAGAATGCCAAGACTTAAAAGGATCTTGTATAAAATGTAATTTGACAGATAAGTGCATATATGGAGAAACTTTAGACACCTCTTGTGAGCCAGAGCAAGGAGTTACATGCAGT ggtGTTAGAACTTTTCAGAGGAGCTACATATGTCGATATTGTTATCAGACAGAACATTGGGAACATGATTGTGATTTATCAGCAAACTGCAATTCCGTTACTTCTCCTAGATCATATTACGTAACAAACTGTACTGTAAAGGATGATGTTGTATGTTTAG GACTGAGATCGTTCAAGAAGAAATTATTATGCAACTGGACTGGTGGATACAGGTGGTCGACAACCCTCGCTCTAAGCATAGCATTGGGCGGCTTTGGAGCCGACAGATTCTATTTGGGTCATTGGCAAGAAGGAATTGGCAAATTATTTAGTTTTGGTGGGCTTGGCGTATGGACTATAATCGATGTTATATTGATATCATTACATTATTTGGGGCCCGCAGATGGATCACTTTATATTTAA